One genomic segment of Styela clava chromosome 3, kaStyClav1.hap1.2, whole genome shotgun sequence includes these proteins:
- the LOC144420951 gene encoding uncharacterized protein LOC144420951, with amino-acid sequence MESESDFDASSGDEWEETSESSSSDEEVVPVPARRYAASTEDVPAEAAASTGGMFGASSPRRSRVCRVCSERDKKEREREGSSRKLKQKRSSYWCEKCQVTLCVTPCFEKFHTLPNYWE; translated from the exons ATGGAGAGTGAGAGCGATTTTGATGCAAG TTCTGGTGACGAGTGGGAAGAGACGAGTGAGTCATCTAGCTCCGATGAAGAGGTTGTCCCAGTCCCGGCTAGGCGCTATGCTGCAAGCACTGAAGATGTACCAGCTGAAGCAGCAGCGTCAACGGGCGGAATGTTCGGAGCTTCGAGCCCTCGGCGATCACGAGTTTGCAGGGTGTGTTCTGAACGGGACAAAAAAGAAAGAGAAAGAGAAGGCAGTAgcagaaaattgaaacaaaaaaggtCTTCATATTGGTGTGAGAAATGCCAGGTAACACTTTGTGTTACCCCGTGTTTCGAGAAGTTTCACACCCTCCCAAACTATTGGGAATAG